Proteins encoded in a region of the Methanofollis tationis genome:
- a CDS encoding HD domain-containing protein, with amino-acid sequence MDREDACEFLRRYVESDSLRKHCIATAAIMRGLAVHFGEDVDLWEAIGILHDVDYETVGGDMTRHGVEGAALLRREGFPEEICRAVERHNHLLSGPYTQTVDRSLQSADSISGFLIACALVKGGAITDVTPGTVKKKLKDRTFAAGCERDRIASVNGLIDPTLFYEIAIASLAGRRDELGLR; translated from the coding sequence ATGGACCGGGAGGACGCATGTGAGTTTCTCAGACGATATGTCGAGTCCGACTCCCTGAGAAAACACTGCATCGCAACGGCGGCGATCATGCGGGGTCTTGCCGTGCATTTCGGGGAGGACGTCGATCTCTGGGAGGCGATCGGGATCCTCCATGACGTCGATTACGAGACGGTGGGCGGAGACATGACCAGGCACGGCGTCGAGGGGGCGGCGCTCCTCAGGCGAGAGGGATTTCCTGAGGAGATCTGCCGCGCGGTGGAGCGGCACAACCATCTGCTCTCCGGGCCGTACACGCAAACGGTCGATCGCTCTCTCCAGTCGGCCGACAGCATCAGCGGTTTTCTGATTGCATGCGCCCTTGTCAAGGGCGGGGCGATCACCGATGTCACGCCCGGAACCGTGAAGAAGAAACTGAAAGACCGCACCTTTGCTGCCGGGTGCGAGCGGGACCGGATCGCATCGGTGAACGGGCTTATCGATCCGACGCTGTTTTATGAGATTGCGATTGCGTCGCTTGCCGGTAGAAGGGATGAGCTTGGATTGCGTTAG
- a CDS encoding DNA polymerase sliding clamp, translated as MLKATIDTETFRESIDAVAALVTECRLHIDGNGVRTRAVDTANVAMVSLQLDRDAFETYEATPEDIGLDIAKMKNIIGMMGKDDLLSLSLAEGSHKLELSFGSYQYSVTLLDVNTIRKDPNPPTIELPGRVELAGSALSSAIKAADVISDKIALGIDSKADLFFMAAEGDTDHIKLELNRDQLIALDAAEARSLFSLDYLKDMGKVMGRADRITIAIGVDHPVKFIFDLAEGKGHVEYLLAPRIEAD; from the coding sequence ATGTTAAAAGCAACGATTGATACAGAGACGTTCAGGGAGTCTATAGATGCTGTGGCGGCGTTGGTGACTGAATGCAGGCTCCACATCGACGGAAACGGGGTGCGGACCCGCGCCGTGGACACGGCGAATGTTGCCATGGTGTCCCTCCAGCTGGACCGGGATGCGTTCGAGACCTACGAGGCAACCCCTGAGGATATCGGTCTTGATATCGCAAAGATGAAGAATATTATCGGGATGATGGGCAAAGACGATCTCCTCTCCCTCAGCCTTGCCGAAGGCAGTCACAAACTGGAACTCTCCTTCGGGAGCTACCAGTACTCGGTGACCCTTCTTGATGTCAACACCATCAGAAAAGATCCGAACCCGCCCACCATCGAACTCCCCGGCAGGGTGGAACTTGCAGGCAGCGCCCTTTCCTCTGCGATCAAGGCCGCCGACGTGATCTCCGACAAGATCGCTCTTGGCATCGACTCAAAGGCCGACCTGTTCTTTATGGCTGCCGAAGGAGACACCGATCATATCAAGCTGGAGCTCAACCGGGACCAGCTCATCGCACTCGATGCCGCCGAAGCGCGCTCGCTCTTCTCGCTGGACTATCTCAAGGATATGGGAAAGGTGATGGGGCGCGCCGATCGGATCACCATCGCCATCGGGGTCGACCACCCGGTGAAGTTCATCTTCGATCTCGCTGAAGGAAAGGGCCACGTCGAGTACCTGTTAGCCCCGCGCATTGAAGCGGATTAA
- the moaA gene encoding GTP 3',8-cyclase MoaA, with protein MVLCDDYGRPVTNLRISLTPRCNLNCIYCHAEGEVAPRDEMSLDEIREILRVAAKLGIKSVKFTGGEPLMRRDILDIVRAVPPGIESSLTTNGTLLGGLAQGLKEAGLSRVNISLDTLRTERYKEIAGKDLLPKVLDGIQAAIDAGLTPVKLNMVLLKGMNEDEIDEFLALVRENKNLILQVIELMEFNECQMHGDVDRLEKEIAEHSQEIMTRRMHHRKKYCMDGAEVEVVRPLHNTEFCAYCNRLRVTSDGYLKPCLLRTDNHVDIRGKKGAELEALFEQAVKAREPFFK; from the coding sequence ATGGTGCTCTGTGACGACTATGGGCGGCCGGTGACAAACCTGCGGATCAGCCTCACCCCGCGCTGCAACCTCAACTGCATCTACTGCCATGCCGAAGGCGAGGTGGCTCCCAGAGATGAGATGAGCCTCGATGAGATCAGGGAGATCCTCAGGGTCGCTGCAAAACTCGGGATCAAGAGCGTGAAGTTCACCGGCGGTGAGCCCCTGATGCGCCGGGATATCCTTGATATCGTCAGGGCCGTGCCACCGGGGATCGAGTCCTCCCTCACGACCAACGGCACCCTGCTTGGCGGCCTCGCCCAGGGCCTCAAGGAGGCAGGGCTTTCCCGGGTGAACATCAGCCTCGACACCTTAAGAACGGAGCGCTACAAGGAGATTGCAGGCAAGGATCTCCTCCCGAAGGTGCTCGACGGGATCCAGGCCGCCATCGACGCCGGTCTGACGCCGGTGAAACTGAACATGGTGCTCCTGAAGGGCATGAACGAAGACGAGATCGACGAGTTTCTCGCCCTTGTCCGGGAGAACAAGAACCTGATCCTGCAGGTCATCGAACTCATGGAGTTCAACGAGTGCCAGATGCACGGCGATGTCGACAGGCTTGAGAAAGAGATCGCAGAGCATTCGCAGGAGATTATGACCAGGCGGATGCACCACCGCAAAAAATATTGTATGGACGGTGCCGAGGTCGAGGTCGTGCGCCCCCTGCACAACACCGAGTTCTGCGCCTATTGCAACCGTCTCAGGGTGACGTCTGACGGATACCTGAAACCCTGCCTCCTCCGTACCGACAACCATGTCGATATCAGGGGCAAGAAGGGCGCTGAGCTGGAGGCGCTCTTCGAGCAGGCAGTGAAGGCCAGGGAGCCCTTTTTTAAATAA
- the dapA gene encoding 4-hydroxy-tetrahydrodipicolinate synthase, protein MFEGVYPAIITPFMRGPDCGLDLVGLRSNIEYLISRGVDGIVPCGSTGESATLTFEEHEQVIGVAVDAARDRVPVLAGTGSNNTAEAIRFTRAASDLGADGALVISPYYNKPNRSGLVKHFTMLADLDLPIVLYNVPGRTGQNLQPDLVIELADHPGIVGIKEASGNLEQVSRIIEGTRDKDFVVLSGDDALTLPMLALGAGGVISVAANIEPARMVALYGAFMEGDLAEAQRIHYELAPLFRALFIDTNPIPVKTAAALRGMAAGPVRLPLDALDAAKAATLAEVLRGYD, encoded by the coding sequence ATGTTTGAGGGTGTTTACCCAGCGATAATAACTCCTTTTATGCGGGGTCCGGACTGCGGTCTCGACCTCGTCGGTCTCCGCTCCAATATCGAGTACCTCATCTCCCGGGGAGTTGACGGTATCGTACCCTGTGGTTCTACCGGGGAATCTGCGACGCTGACCTTTGAGGAGCACGAGCAGGTGATCGGCGTGGCGGTCGATGCGGCCCGCGACCGTGTGCCGGTGCTTGCCGGGACCGGTTCGAACAACACTGCTGAAGCGATCAGGTTCACTCGTGCAGCCTCGGATCTCGGTGCCGACGGTGCGCTGGTGATCAGCCCGTACTACAACAAGCCGAACCGTTCCGGGCTTGTGAAGCATTTCACCATGCTTGCCGACCTCGACCTCCCGATCGTGCTCTACAATGTGCCGGGGAGGACCGGGCAGAATCTTCAGCCCGACCTTGTCATCGAACTCGCCGACCACCCGGGAATTGTCGGGATCAAGGAGGCGAGCGGGAACCTCGAGCAGGTCTCGCGGATCATCGAAGGCACCCGTGACAAGGACTTTGTGGTGCTCTCTGGCGACGATGCCCTCACCCTGCCGATGCTCGCCCTTGGTGCGGGAGGTGTGATCTCGGTTGCCGCCAATATCGAGCCTGCGCGGATGGTGGCCCTGTATGGAGCGTTTATGGAGGGCGATCTGGCTGAGGCTCAGAGGATCCACTATGAGCTCGCCCCGCTCTTCAGGGCGCTCTTCATCGACACGAATCCCATCCCGGTAAAGACGGCTGCGGCCCTGCGCGGTATGGCCGCAGGCCCGGTCCGCCTCCCCCTCGACGCCCTGGACGCCGCAAAGGCGGCAACGCTTGCGGAGGTGCTCAGGGGCTATGATTAA
- a CDS encoding putative manganese-dependent inorganic diphosphatase: MNKVYVIGHRHPDTDSICSAIGYAELLNSREPGKYVPARCGDINPETRFVLERFGVEAPLFIESVEPNVSDLPFTYPLSARADVPTIEVVAMMDEHGVRNMPIVDDEGRLLGLVSEHGLARAYVTRTKIQQLSITPIKLETLAKILDARIVVPGKDLLEGRVHIAIDALHVSLSRLTSSDVAIVGDNEPAQLALISAGIAALIIADGSPIGDRTINAAVARNVAVLATSLDAFGVGKMINLSLPASMVMATDVPRIAISDPLEYVKDVVSNSKYRTACVVEGDNRLLGMVSRNTFVDDIHKSVILVDHNEYSQAVDGIEKADVIEIVDHHRLGAITTLKPIRFLNDPVGSTSTIITRKFIESGIEPTPSTAGLLLSGVLSDTLALKMSTTTPEDERAVNYLAGIAGVDPIAFGIELVQQGIELENVPLHELLLRDTKHYNLFEKSVVISQVTVPSFEFSAAHAEEIRAKVGALREETAADFFVALFTNVFENASDLFAAADEVNLAKMGMAEQPKRLDGVMSRKKDFLPQFGNMLRRL, translated from the coding sequence ATGAATAAGGTCTATGTGATCGGGCACAGGCACCCTGATACCGACAGCATCTGCAGCGCAATCGGCTATGCCGAACTCCTCAACTCTAGAGAGCCAGGAAAATATGTCCCGGCCCGGTGCGGCGATATAAACCCGGAGACCAGGTTCGTTCTGGAACGGTTCGGCGTCGAAGCCCCTCTCTTCATCGAGAGCGTCGAGCCGAACGTTTCTGATCTCCCTTTCACCTATCCGCTGAGCGCGCGCGCCGACGTCCCGACGATCGAGGTCGTCGCCATGATGGACGAGCACGGCGTGCGGAACATGCCGATCGTCGATGACGAAGGGCGTCTTCTCGGTCTGGTGAGCGAGCACGGCCTTGCACGCGCCTACGTGACGCGTACGAAGATCCAGCAGCTCTCGATCACGCCGATCAAACTCGAAACCCTTGCAAAGATCCTGGATGCCCGGATCGTCGTCCCGGGCAAGGACCTCCTGGAAGGGAGGGTGCATATCGCCATCGACGCCCTCCATGTCTCCCTCTCCCGCCTCACCTCCAGCGACGTCGCCATTGTCGGCGACAACGAACCGGCGCAGCTGGCCCTGATCTCCGCGGGGATCGCCGCCCTGATCATCGCCGACGGTTCGCCGATCGGCGACCGGACGATCAACGCCGCCGTCGCCAGGAACGTCGCCGTCCTGGCCACGTCCCTCGACGCCTTCGGCGTCGGCAAGATGATCAACCTCTCCCTTCCGGCGAGCATGGTGATGGCGACCGATGTTCCGCGGATCGCGATCTCCGACCCGCTGGAATATGTCAAGGACGTCGTTTCGAACTCCAAGTACAGGACGGCCTGCGTGGTCGAGGGGGACAACCGTCTCCTCGGCATGGTCTCCAGGAACACCTTTGTCGACGACATCCACAAGTCGGTGATCCTGGTCGATCACAATGAGTACTCGCAGGCCGTGGACGGGATCGAGAAGGCCGACGTCATCGAGATCGTCGACCACCACCGCCTGGGGGCGATCACCACCTTGAAGCCGATCCGCTTCCTCAACGACCCGGTAGGCTCGACATCGACGATCATCACCCGCAAGTTCATAGAGAGCGGGATCGAGCCGACGCCCTCGACGGCAGGCCTTCTCCTCTCGGGTGTCCTCTCAGATACCCTTGCCCTGAAGATGTCCACGACCACGCCTGAAGACGAGCGGGCGGTGAACTACCTCGCCGGCATCGCCGGCGTCGATCCGATCGCCTTCGGGATCGAACTTGTCCAGCAGGGGATCGAGCTGGAGAACGTGCCCCTCCACGAACTCCTGCTCAGGGATACGAAGCACTATAACCTCTTCGAGAAGAGCGTGGTCATATCGCAGGTCACCGTCCCTTCCTTTGAGTTCTCCGCCGCCCATGCAGAGGAGATCAGGGCAAAAGTGGGGGCGCTCCGCGAAGAGACCGCCGCGGATTTTTTCGTCGCCCTCTTCACCAACGTCTTTGAAAATGCAAGCGACCTCTTTGCGGCGGCGGACGAGGTGAACCTTGCAAAAATGGGCATGGCCGAGCAGCCGAAGAGGCTCGACGGCGTGATGTCGCGGAAGAAGGATTTTCTCCCCCAGTTCGGGAACATGCTCAGGCGCCTCTGA
- a CDS encoding CHASE4 domain-containing protein — MKLLTHVVLVMILVASALIGGVFFASDYLLIQNLKNTEYNAVTESCNLVNHTIQREINTLGVIGRDWATWDDTYFFVQNRDQAYIDSNLVDETYINAGLDCFLILNSTGLPVYGRIFDHENQTAVQIPESFLTRIEESLGAQRSDTVEGIIVFPEGPMIVAAEPVLQSTGEGPAVGTLIMGRYIDDDLTGAISDITRMPVTILPAGDTSIYNGLSQNPGSEEGTPIIIAPSENGTIVSGIITIPDINGMPAFTTRIDLTRGLYLQGLEAVYSYIFIIIGICAAAGIVLIISLNRTLISPLEMMSGTVTAIRRDQDYSRRMRKGGVAEIETLSTSMNALFLSLQSSIEGQKEYEARLRESEEKYSTLFRSANDSIFIVRGDRFEDCNARALEVLGRTREEIVGAPIEILSPAYQPDGQRSADLIREYIRRAYAGESLSFSWEYQIADGTHRNAEITANRFDLGSGAYLLVIGRDITERLEMERLKNEAFGQIEQNLEQFAILNDEIRNPLQVIQAIVEMDSCKEAKSVLTQVEIINDLVNQLDRGYIESEKVREFLKKHYRIGEKK; from the coding sequence ATGAAACTGCTCACGCATGTCGTTCTTGTTATGATCCTGGTGGCTTCTGCCCTGATCGGCGGCGTCTTTTTCGCCTCAGACTATCTTCTCATCCAGAATCTCAAAAATACCGAATATAACGCCGTGACAGAGTCCTGCAATCTGGTGAACCACACCATCCAGCGTGAGATCAACACGCTGGGAGTCATCGGCAGGGACTGGGCGACGTGGGACGACACCTATTTCTTTGTCCAGAACAGGGATCAGGCATATATCGACTCCAACCTCGTCGACGAGACCTATATCAATGCCGGCCTGGACTGTTTCCTCATCCTGAACAGCACAGGGCTGCCGGTCTACGGGAGGATATTCGATCACGAAAACCAGACCGCCGTTCAAATCCCGGAGAGTTTCCTCACCCGGATCGAAGAATCCCTGGGGGCTCAACGCTCCGACACCGTCGAGGGGATCATCGTCTTCCCCGAAGGGCCGATGATCGTCGCCGCAGAACCCGTGCTGCAGAGCACCGGCGAGGGGCCAGCCGTCGGCACCCTGATCATGGGGCGGTATATCGACGACGATCTGACCGGAGCGATCTCAGACATCACCCGGATGCCGGTCACGATCCTGCCTGCAGGAGACACCTCCATCTACAACGGCCTCTCCCAGAACCCGGGGTCAGAAGAGGGCACACCGATCATCATCGCACCCTCGGAGAACGGGACGATCGTCTCAGGGATCATTACCATCCCCGATATCAATGGAATGCCCGCCTTCACCACCAGGATCGACCTCACGCGCGGCCTCTACCTCCAGGGCCTGGAGGCCGTCTATTCCTATATTTTCATTATCATCGGGATCTGCGCGGCGGCAGGGATCGTCCTCATCATCTCCCTCAACAGAACCCTCATATCCCCTCTCGAGATGATGAGCGGCACGGTCACCGCCATCAGGAGGGATCAGGATTATTCCCGCCGCATGCGCAAAGGAGGAGTCGCCGAGATCGAGACTCTTTCAACATCGATGAACGCTCTGTTTTTGTCTCTCCAGTCTTCGATCGAGGGGCAGAAAGAGTACGAAGCACGCCTCCGGGAATCGGAGGAGAAATATTCCACGCTCTTCCGCTCGGCAAACGACAGCATCTTCATCGTCAGAGGGGACCGCTTTGAAGACTGCAACGCCCGCGCCCTGGAGGTCCTCGGACGCACCCGGGAAGAGATCGTCGGGGCGCCGATCGAGATCCTGTCCCCGGCATACCAGCCCGACGGCCAGCGCTCTGCCGACCTTATCAGGGAGTACATCAGGAGGGCGTATGCCGGCGAGTCCCTCAGTTTTTCGTGGGAGTATCAGATCGCAGACGGAACGCACCGGAACGCCGAGATCACGGCGAACAGGTTCGACCTGGGTTCGGGAGCGTACCTGCTCGTCATCGGGCGCGACATCACCGAACGGCTCGAGATGGAGAGGCTCAAAAACGAGGCGTTCGGCCAGATCGAGCAGAACCTCGAACAGTTCGCCATATTAAACGACGAGATCAGAAACCCCCTCCAGGTCATTCAGGCCATTGTCGAGATGGACTCCTGCAAAGAGGCAAAATCCGTCCTGACGCAGGTCGAGATCATCAACGACCTCGTGAACCAGCTCGACCGGGGCTATATCGAGTCCGAGAAGGTCAGGGAGTTCCTCAAAAAGCACTACCGGATCGGCGAGAAAAAGTAG
- a CDS encoding thiamine-phosphate synthase family protein, whose amino-acid sequence MSDDEREQVLKGLGAAVDLLVGEMDPRLIPEVGTNIAYALEKAKEPSDVAAVEGRIVRVGGRAHAVGGVAFGASDHVARIVLTAMRFDRRVRSAANIRFADPILEALEEMMLDIRYFDRAQEPPGIRTMDWGVASCCKTGVPDVIYDRGDLGKEPMIRILGENPSEVAHNILKLSGRIKNTNSWERCTWE is encoded by the coding sequence ATGAGTGATGATGAGCGGGAGCAGGTGCTCAAGGGTCTTGGGGCCGCCGTCGATCTCCTGGTCGGGGAGATGGATCCGCGCCTCATTCCTGAGGTCGGCACCAACATCGCCTATGCCCTCGAAAAGGCGAAAGAGCCATCTGACGTTGCGGCCGTCGAGGGGCGGATCGTCCGGGTGGGCGGGAGGGCGCACGCGGTCGGCGGGGTGGCCTTTGGGGCGAGCGACCATGTGGCGCGGATCGTGCTGACGGCGATGCGCTTTGACCGGAGGGTCAGGTCGGCCGCGAACATCAGGTTTGCCGATCCGATCCTGGAAGCGCTGGAGGAGATGATGCTCGACATCAGGTACTTCGACCGGGCGCAGGAACCGCCCGGGATCAGGACGATGGACTGGGGGGTCGCATCCTGCTGCAAGACCGGCGTACCCGACGTGATCTATGACCGCGGCGATCTCGGCAAGGAACCGATGATCAGGATCCTCGGTGAAAATCCCTCTGAGGTCGCACACAATATTCTTAAACTGTCAGGACGCATTAAAAATACAAATTCGTGGGAAAGGTGCACATGGGAATAA
- a CDS encoding DNA primase large subunit PriL produces the protein MVDVQDLAKYPFLEEAQDYVRRESGTLDILLKSERGRSLSDAAANRVVDALSRKNPQECRTYGRDAQEDLFSYVIARMLVSCLNDRLLIERLSQFEAQKAYLSFIEEEKAEKEEIARALGIDIGERSLPVLTYVPLVSGLHEDRWKLVNRSVKGGRVLLLRIEAEELIRERMREIIRERLPLSVPEEVCRQFLPYTEAIAAAAQQQALEEFGAVDESSFPPCISALITAVTAGTNLPHVGRFALTAFLNNIGLSTTQIVEVFQRAPDFDLSMTMYQVEHISGRSGTEYTAPACATMRTHGLCVRRDTICEKVNHPLTYYKRKKKMRE, from the coding sequence ATGGTCGATGTCCAGGACCTTGCAAAATACCCTTTTCTTGAAGAGGCCCAGGACTATGTGAGACGTGAGTCCGGAACGCTGGACATCCTTCTGAAATCGGAAAGGGGCCGTTCTCTCTCTGATGCTGCCGCCAACCGGGTCGTAGATGCCCTCTCTCGAAAAAACCCTCAGGAGTGCCGGACCTACGGCCGCGATGCCCAGGAAGATCTCTTTTCGTACGTCATCGCCCGGATGCTGGTCTCCTGCCTCAACGATCGCCTGCTTATCGAGCGCTTATCACAATTTGAGGCGCAGAAGGCTTATCTATCGTTTATCGAAGAGGAAAAAGCGGAGAAAGAGGAGATCGCGCGGGCGCTGGGCATTGATATCGGTGAGCGCTCCCTGCCGGTCCTGACCTATGTCCCTCTGGTCAGCGGGCTGCACGAGGACCGGTGGAAACTGGTGAACCGGAGCGTGAAGGGCGGTCGTGTCCTTCTGCTCAGGATCGAAGCGGAAGAACTGATCAGGGAACGGATGCGGGAGATCATCAGGGAGCGCCTCCCTCTCTCTGTCCCTGAAGAGGTCTGCAGGCAGTTTTTGCCCTATACCGAAGCGATCGCCGCCGCCGCCCAGCAGCAGGCGCTCGAGGAGTTCGGGGCGGTGGATGAATCATCGTTCCCTCCCTGCATCTCCGCCCTGATCACGGCGGTCACGGCCGGGACCAACCTCCCTCATGTCGGGCGGTTCGCGCTCACCGCATTCCTGAACAACATCGGCCTCTCCACCACCCAGATCGTGGAGGTCTTCCAGCGGGCGCCTGACTTCGACCTCTCGATGACGATGTACCAGGTCGAACATATCTCAGGACGGTCGGGAACGGAGTACACCGCTCCTGCCTGCGCCACGATGCGGACGCATGGCCTGTGTGTCCGCCGGGACACCATCTGCGAGAAGGTCAACCACCCGCTCACCTATTACAAAAGAAAAAAGAAGATGCGTGAGTGA
- a CDS encoding M20/M25/M40 family metallo-hydrolase — translation MDVAALCRDLVRIRSENPPGDTRDAAEYIGAVLAGIGIRSAVVSRDGRRCNLITRHENPSLLLCGHIDVVPAIPEGWRHPPFEGVEEGGYIWGRGSSDMKGGCAALLAALGKVVDAGAEPRAEVVFVCDEETGTGHGIEYLLAKDVLRPCDTLIAEPTPPLSPCIGQKGLARISFTFHGEPGHSSLYPAVGRSAIMEAHNLISFLQEIHEREYRVSREMEGMIARSSLVLEDLFGIQGLNHILRRVMFNPGVIRGGEKANIVAEHCDLDLDLRIPWGCSAGEIVSEIASRVPSAGMKVTAVSDPSCTSPSSAIVQRLCGAIRRVYAGDPVPIFQWAASDARHLRKAGFPAVEYGPGEVTTIHGIDERVSICSLQCAEEIYQDVILSYC, via the coding sequence ATGGATGTTGCCGCTCTCTGCAGGGATCTGGTGCGGATCAGGAGCGAGAACCCGCCAGGCGACACGCGGGACGCCGCCGAGTATATCGGGGCCGTGCTTGCAGGGATCGGGATCAGGAGCGCCGTCGTCTCCAGGGACGGGCGCCGGTGCAACCTGATCACCAGGCACGAGAACCCGTCCCTCCTCCTCTGCGGCCATATCGATGTGGTCCCGGCGATCCCTGAGGGGTGGCGCCATCCCCCCTTTGAAGGGGTCGAGGAGGGCGGCTACATCTGGGGGCGGGGGAGCAGCGATATGAAAGGTGGGTGCGCCGCTCTTCTTGCCGCCCTCGGAAAGGTCGTCGACGCCGGAGCCGAACCCCGGGCAGAGGTTGTATTTGTCTGCGACGAGGAGACCGGGACCGGGCACGGGATCGAGTATCTGCTCGCAAAAGACGTGCTGCGCCCCTGCGACACCCTCATCGCCGAACCGACACCGCCGCTCTCCCCGTGCATCGGCCAGAAAGGGCTTGCACGGATATCCTTCACCTTTCATGGCGAGCCCGGCCACAGTTCCCTCTACCCGGCGGTCGGGAGGAGCGCGATCATGGAGGCGCACAATCTCATCTCTTTCCTCCAGGAGATCCACGAGCGGGAGTATCGGGTCAGCCGCGAGATGGAGGGGATGATCGCGCGCTCTTCTCTGGTGCTCGAGGATCTCTTTGGCATACAGGGGCTCAACCACATCCTCAGGAGGGTGATGTTCAACCCGGGGGTGATACGGGGCGGTGAGAAGGCGAATATCGTCGCCGAACACTGCGACCTCGACCTCGACCTCAGGATCCCGTGGGGGTGCAGCGCGGGGGAGATCGTCTCCGAGATCGCATCGCGCGTCCCCTCGGCCGGGATGAAGGTAACGGCGGTCTCCGATCCCTCCTGCACCTCGCCCTCGTCGGCGATCGTACAGCGGCTCTGCGGTGCGATCAGGCGGGTGTACGCGGGCGACCCCGTGCCGATCTTCCAGTGGGCGGCAAGCGATGCCCGCCACCTCAGGAAGGCCGGTTTTCCGGCGGTGGAGTACGGGCCAGGAGAGGTGACGACGATCCACGGCATCGATGAGCGGGTCTCGATCTGCTCCCTGCAGTGCGCCGAAGAGATTTATCAGGATGTTATCCTCTCCTATTGCTGA
- a CDS encoding RlmE family RNA methyltransferase codes for MTSQWTRDKYSNKAKREGFRARAAYKLLEIQNRHPVIREDDTVVDLGAAPGSWLQVLRTLTKGTIIGVDLNPIASLEGVTTVVGDFTTPEVQEQVKELAGGTISIVTCDASPKLSGATTYDQARAIGLGEEALNFAVSVLKDGGNFICKTFQGEDFPELFADVKKHFLSVKTFRPVSSRRGSRETYIIAKNFRREKDGAL; via the coding sequence ATGACATCACAGTGGACACGGGACAAATACTCCAATAAGGCGAAGAGAGAGGGCTTCAGAGCCCGGGCCGCCTACAAACTGCTTGAGATCCAGAACCGGCACCCGGTGATCAGGGAGGACGACACCGTCGTCGACCTGGGTGCGGCACCAGGGAGCTGGCTGCAGGTGCTCAGGACACTGACGAAGGGGACGATCATCGGTGTCGACCTCAACCCGATCGCATCGCTGGAAGGAGTCACCACCGTCGTCGGAGATTTTACAACCCCTGAAGTACAGGAACAGGTGAAGGAGCTCGCCGGAGGGACGATCTCGATCGTGACCTGCGATGCATCCCCGAAACTCTCTGGGGCGACAACCTATGACCAGGCGCGGGCGATCGGCCTCGGGGAGGAAGCCCTCAATTTTGCAGTCTCCGTGCTGAAAGATGGAGGAAACTTCATCTGCAAGACGTTCCAGGGAGAAGATTTTCCCGAGCTTTTTGCAGACGTGAAAAAACATTTCCTCTCGGTCAAGACGTTTCGGCCCGTCTCCTCCCGCCGGGGAAGCCGGGAAACCTACATTATCGCAAAAAACTTCAGGAGGGAGAAAGATGGTGCTCTGTGA
- a CDS encoding 30S ribosomal protein S17e, with product MGIKPTYIKSLGQELMTKNPKHFTGDFTENKLVVSEVAVIESKRVRNRVAGYITRKQNTKKPLV from the coding sequence ATGGGAATAAAACCGACGTATATTAAAAGCCTTGGTCAGGAACTGATGACGAAAAACCCGAAACACTTCACCGGAGACTTTACCGAGAACAAGTTGGTCGTCTCTGAGGTTGCCGTCATTGAATCCAAGCGCGTACGGAACAGAGTTGCCGGCTACATCACCAGAAAGCAAAATACTAAAAAGCCTTTGGTGTAA